Within the bacterium genome, the region AAACGTCGATTCCGAGACCGCAGAGATGTTGCTCGACATCATGGAGAAGCTGAACCGAGATCGCGGCGAGACCTTCATCTTCTCGACCCACGATCCCCAGGTAGTC harbors:
- a CDS encoding ABC transporter ATP-binding protein, which produces NVDSETAEMLLDIMEKLNRDRGETFIFSTHDPQVVDRARRVVRIVDGKVASDEVR